From a single Ciconia boyciana chromosome 11, ASM3463844v1, whole genome shotgun sequence genomic region:
- the ECM2 gene encoding extracellular matrix protein 2 has translation MQATSLVYYFLLVSLCIDLSQNETSALLKRQRRRMRYRGLRRSSSAGHRSPRQPRMKLPAPVAVVPSIPLINIDDGVMGVFDSLIGLDGHESSYSVLPGKKGHCTANGMIMYDKAVWSPKPCITCLCSKGEVICDTTMCHPLKCPQTIIPAGECCPVCSDSASSLDSSIISLDDISELSGDSPEPNDLDNTNVLSSAHTQTETGELLRTEVIEFKEKEGRKKDGKKRKRKGKKNRQKYKAYHREKKPITRKGAAEEEIQYESDEDDGTFRMPSHFPIPVPPIEAPPLPSGCSTSDTTVSCINAKLTQIPPISDPDLTSLDLTGNSITTISDEAFNGIPNLEWIDLSKNNITSPGIGPQAFKILKKLKRLYLDGNMLVHIPSELPSTLEEIKINDNQLHAIDEDGLQDLKNLVTLELEGNKLSEANVSPLAFYPLKSLSYLRLGRNKFRIIPQGLPATLEELYLENNQIEEVSEICFNHTRNINVIVLKHNKLEEHRIAPLAWINQENLESIDLSYNKLYHVPSYLPKSLLHLILIGNQIERIPGYVFGHMKPGLEYLYLSFNKLTDDGIDPVSFFGAYHSLRELFLDHNELKSVPFGIDEMRKLRFLRLNNNKIRTVPPERICRTHINDDDVHDNSEEEENEESRLEHVHLENNYINTRQLSPHAFSCIRSYCSVVLKPQKIK, from the exons ATGCAGGCTACATCATTAGTCTATTATTTCCTGCTTGTCTCTCTGTGCATTGATTTGTCTCAAAATGAAACTAGTGCACTTCTCAAGAGGCAAAGGAGAAGAATGCGCTACAGAGGATTGAGAAGGAGCTCCTCAGCAGGGCACAGATCCCCAAGACAGCCAAGGATGAAGCTTCCAGCTCCTGTTGCTGTAGTGCCCAGCATACCTCTCATTAATATTGACGACGGTGTTATGGGAGTGTTTGACTCTCTCATTGGTTTGGATGGACATGAATCTAGCTACAGTGTCTTACCAG gaaaaaaggGGCACTGCACAGCTAATGGGATGATTATGTATGATAAAGCCGTCTGGTCTCCCAAACCCTGCATTACCTGTCTCTGTTCAAAAGGAGAAGTGATATGCGATACAACTATGTGCCACCCTCTGAAATGTCCCCAAACTATTATACCTGCAGGAGAATGCTGCCCAGTTTGTTCTGATAGTG CCTCCTCTTTGGATTCAAGTATTATTTCACTGGATGACATAAGTGAGTTGTCTGGTGATTCTCCAGAACCCAATGACCTTGACAACACCAATGTATTGTCATCAGCACATACTCAAACTGAAACAGGTGAACTGCTTAGAACAGAAGTGATAGAgttcaaagagaaagagggTCGTaaaaaggatggaaagaaaagaaaaaggaaaggcaaaaaaaatcgACAGAAGTATAAAGCCTATCACAGAGAAAAGAAGCCTATCACAAGAAagggagctgcagaagaagaaatacaatATGAAAGTGATGAAGATGATGGCACTTTCAGAATGCCATCTCACTTCCCAATTCCTGTTCCACCCATAGAAGCTCCTCCTTTGCCGTCTGGATGTTCCACCTCGGACACCACAGTAAGCTGTATTAATGCCAAACTTACACAAATACCACCAATCTCAGATCCAGATCTAACAAGTCTAGACCTTACAG GAAATAGTATCACTACTATCTCAGATGAAGCATTCAACGGGATACCTAATTTGGAATGGATTGATCTgagtaaaaataacattaccTCTCCTGGCATAGGTCCACAAGCAttcaaa ATCCTGAAAAAGCTAAAACGTTTGTATTTGGATGGAAATATGCTGGTACATATTCCCTCTGAATTGCCATCaactttggaagaaataaaaataaatgacaaccAACTTCATGCCATTGATGAAGATGGCTTACAAG attTAAAGAACTTGGTCACCCTGGAATTAGAAGGAAATAAACTTAGTGAAGCGAATGTCAGTCCTTTGGCCTTTTATCCTTTGAAAAGTCTCTCTTATTTGCGActgggaagaaataaatttagaatTATCCCACAAGGTCTTCCTGCCACTCTTgag GAGTTATACCTTGAAAATAATCAAATTGAAGAAGTGTCAGAAATTTGCTTTAACCACACAAGAAACATAAATGTCATTGTGCTAAAGCATAACAAATTAGAAGAGCACAGAATAGCACCTTTGGCTTGGATAAACCAAGA GAACTTGGAATCAATTGATCTCTCTTATAATAAGTTATATCACGTTCCCTCCTATCTGCCAAAATCTTTACTACATCTGATACTTATAGGAAATCAGATTGAAAGAATTCCAGGATATGTCTTTGGTCACATGAAGCCAGGACTGGAGTATCTCTACCTGTCCTTTAACAAACTTACTGATGATGGAATAGATCCAGTATCATTTTTTGGAGCATATCACTCTCTGAGAGAGTTGTTTTTGGATCACAATGAATTAAAGTCTGTACCATTTGGAATtgatgaaatgagaaaattacGTTTTCTAAGACtgaacaataataaaataag GACGGTCCCTCCAGAACGCATCTGCAGGACTCATATCAATGATGATGATGTTCATGACAACAGCGAAGAGGAGGAGAATGAAGAGTCACGTTTGGAACATGTTCATCTTGAAAACAACTACATCAATACAAGACAGCTATCGCCACATGCATTTTCATGTATAAGATCCTATTGCAGTGTTGTTCTTAAACCACAGAAGATCAAATGA